Below is a window of Saccopteryx bilineata isolate mSacBil1 chromosome 11, mSacBil1_pri_phased_curated, whole genome shotgun sequence DNA.
CATCTGCAGGTTCATCCAGATCGTGGTCCAAGATGTCTGGAAAGGGAAAGCGACGTGTGCAGATGGAGCTGGCGTGAGAGAACCTGGATTCAAGCTTTGTTGGCGACGCTGGGTGAGTTTGGCACGTTAATCTGAGCATAGACAATGGAGTCCGAAGCTGCAGAACGGTTTGCAATCGAGTGGTCTGTCTTCTCTGCTGAGATGCTGAAAGCCATGCAGGCGGAGGTAGGTTGCTTTTCCCGGCTGGAGGACAActgcagaggaaggagggggcggagTGAGCGAGGTCGATTCGGAGGACTGTGTCCCTCTAGAAGGCAGGGCCTCTCCACAAGCAACTAGAAAGCTTTGGTTAGAAGAACCACGTGACCGGCATCTGGGAAGCAGCAGCACTAGTCTGGGGGACAAGGCACAGAGGGCCCGTCCAACGGCAGTGGGTCTCCAGTGTCATGGAAACCGCGTGGTCACCTTACCTTGGCAAGTGAATCCGAGTGAGGATCCAGAGCCTGGTGATTTGAGTGACCTGCCACAGTGCGAAAGGGACAAGTCTCACCAGTGGGGTCTGGAGGAATTGGAAGCCTCTCCTTCAGTCTTGGGTGAAGGGGTGGGCCAGGTGGAGGGGTTGCAGGTGGGAAAGGCGGAGGGTTGGGAGGGCAGGCGGGAAATGAGGGGATTCAAATCTGCAGCCTTGTCCCCTCCCTCTCGCTATCCACTCAGGGCTAAGTCTATTCTCGTCGgttagagaaggagagaagagctgCCCCATCTCCTGGAGCCCGCTTACCTTTCCTGTAGCACTTTACAATGAGGAGGACAAGGGCCATCAGCAGCAGGGTCAGCAGAATCCCAGCAAAAAAGGCTAAGACCAAATGAAGTTCTTTGCTGTTTGGGGCAAAGGAAGGGGGCAGATGACCTTCTGGGCTTTGTGAAGGCCCTTCCTGAAGACCAGGGTGTAACTTTTCTCTCCTGTGGGCAAACCTCTGAAATGGCTCTCAGATTGGATTTTAATTTTCACCTTCACCCACTGGTATTCAAGTTTTTGGTTTCGAGTTCCAGATACATTTGAGGACTCAGTGGAAGCCGTGGACTCTCTTTCCCCTCAAGAAATGTTCCTagttctcaaactattccaaaaaattgaagaagagggaaggctcccaaactcattttatgaggccagcattatcctggtaccaaacccaggcaaagacgcttcaaaaaaagagaaaaaactataggccatgaacacagatgtaaaactcctcaacaaaatattaataaactgaATTCAGACATGCATTAATaagatcatacattatgatcaagtgggatttattcctgggatgcaaggcTGGTTTAATAgccacaaatcaattaatgtgatataccacagaaacaaaatgaaaacaaacagacaaacccCATATGgttgtatcaatagatgcagaaaaaaacattggACAAAAATCTAACATTGATTTATGATAAATACTCTCAACAAAGTGAGGAAAGAGGAAACATACTTCCATATAATAATggtcatatataataaaccagAGATAACATTGTACCCAATGGTGAAAAGcaaaaagctttttctctaagattAGAAATAAGACAGAATGTCCACATgcatcacttttatttaacattgtattggcagtcctagccacaacaatcagacaaaagaaagaaaaaaaaaagaaagagaaaagaaagacatccaaattggaaaggaaaaagtaaaactgtcattatttgcagatgacatgatttatatagagagaacaataacaaaattcaccaaagactattaaaataaatgaattcacttaaaataaatgaattcagtaaatagaagaacacaaaattaatattcagaaattggttgcatttttatataccaataacaaactctcagaaaaaatattaagaaaatcctatttactattgcaacaagaataaaatacctaggaataaattcaacCAAGGAGGCAAAAGACCTGTACCCCAAAACTACAAAaagttgaagaaagaaattgaagaagacacaaatcatGAAAGGCCATACTGTACTCATGATAAAGAAGAAttgacattgttaaaatgtccatactagtTAAAGCAATCTGTATGTATTCAATGAAATCCCTACCAAAATACCAATgtaatttttcacagaactagaacaaataattctaaaatttatatggaaccacaaaagaccttgaaGAGCCAAAGccatcttgagaaagaaggacaAAATTTGAGGTATCACCATGTCTGATACCAAACTACACCAGAAGGCtatcataattaaaacagcatggcttTGGcatcaaaagagacacacagTTCTGTGGAACAGAGTACAGaatccagaaataagcccacagctGTATGGTCgatctatgacaaaggaggcaagaatatacagtgGGGTAAAAACAGactcttcaataaacggtgctgggaaaattggacagacacctgcaaaaggatgaaactgtattattttcttacgtcatatacaagaataaactcaaaatggattaaagacctaaatgtaagatttgaaactgcccctggctggttggctcaggagtagagtgttggcccagcatgtggaagtctcgagtttgattctcagccagggcacacaggagtagcgaccatctgcttctctacccctctccctctcccttgtcactctcaatctctctcttcccctcctgcagccaaggcttaattggagcaagttggccccgggtgctgaggatggctccatggcctcacctcaggtgctaaaaatagctcggttgctgagcaacagaacaccggccccagatgggcagagcatcgctcaatcgggggcttgccagatggatcccggtaatggcacatgccggagtctgtctctctgcctccccggttctcacttaagaaaaattaaaacaaacaaacaaacaagacttgaaaccataaaactcctagaagaaaacataggcagtaaattcctTGACATTcactcttagtaatattttttttggatgtgtctccttgggcaagagaaacaaacaaacagaaataaacaagtgagactacatcaaactaaaaaggttttgcacaaaaaagtttttagccctggctggttggctcagcggtagagcatcagccgggcgtgcaggagtcctggttcgattccccgccagggcacacaggagaagtgcccatctgcttctccacccctccccctctccttattctctgtctctctcttcccctcccgtagctgaggctccattggagcaaagttggcccgggcgctggggatggctctgtggcctctgcctcaggtgctagaatggctctggatgcaacagagcgtcgccccagaggggcagaacatcgccccctggtgggcatgccgggtggatcccggtcgggcacatgcgggagtctgtctgactgcctccccgtttccagcttcggaaaaatgaaaaaaaaaaaaaaagtttttaaaggaaaccataaagaaagagattaagcaaagatatatatatatatatatacacacacacacacacacacacacacacacacacacacagacaacagtgtgacaATAGCAAGAGGAAAAGGGGagtgagggggcaggggagggggcaaagggggatgggatgaaagagactttgcttggggccaTGGGTGCACCATGCAGGCTGCAGATGATGCTTTACTGAGTTGCACGCCTGAGCCTGTactccaataaactcaattaaaaaaaataaatttttttttaattttttaaatttatttattcattttttttagagaggacagggagagacagagagagagagagagagaggagagagagagagagagaaggggggaggagctggaagcatcaactcccatatgtgccttgaccaggcaagcccagggtttcgaaccggcgacctcaacatttccatgttgatgctttatccactgcgccaccacaggtcaggcaaatattttttttaaaaaatgaaaagacaacctaatgaatgagagaaaatatttgtttgaTGAGATATCCCATAAGGGGTTACTATCCAAAAAAGATAAGGAagtcatacaacttaacaccaagaaaacaaaccaattaaaaattgggcagatattacccaaagcaatctacaaatttaatgcaattcccatcaaaattccaatgacattttttaaagaaatagagcaaaaaatcatcagatttatatggaactataaaaaaccccgaatagccaaagtaatcctaaagaaaaaaaatgaagctgggggcattacaatacctgacttcaaactatcaatatattatagggccacgacaatcaaaacagcatggtattggcagaaaaatagacactcagaccaatggaacagaatagaaagtccagaaataaaaccacatatatatagtcaaataatttttgataaaggggccaacaacacacaatggagaaaagaaagcctcttcaataaatggtgctgggaaaactggaaagccacatgcaaaagaatgaaactggactacagtctctccccctgtactaaaattaactcaaaatggatcaaagatctaaacataagacctgaaacaattaagtacatagaagaagacataggtactaaactcatggacctgggttttaaagagcattttatgaatttgactccaaaggcaagagaagtgaaggcaaaaattaatgaatgggactacatcagactaagaagtttttgctcagcaagagaaactgataacaaaataaacagatagccaactaaatgggaaatgatattttcaaacaacagctcagataagggcctaatatccaaaatatacaaagaactcataaaactcaacaacaaacaaacaaacaaacaaacaatccaataaaaaaatgggaagaggacatgaacagacacttctcccaggaagaaatacaaatggccaacagatgtatgaaaagatgctcatcttctttagttattagagaaatgcaaatcaaaactgcaatgagatatcacctcacacctgttagattagctattattaacaagacaggtaatagcaaatgttggagaggctgtggagaaaaaggaaccctcatctactgttggtggaaatgtaaagtagtacaaccattatggaagaaagtatggtggttcctcaaaaaactgaaaatagaactaccttatgacccaccaatccctctactgggtatatacccccaaaactcagaaacattgatacgtaaagacacatgcagccccatgttcattgcagcattgttcacagtggccaggacatggaaacaaccaaaaagcccgtcaatagatgactggataaagaagatgtggcacatatacactatggaatactactcagccataagaaatgatgacatcggatcatttatagcaaaatggtgggatcttgataacattatacaaagtgaaataagtaaatcagaaaaaaccaggaactgcattattccatacgtaggtgggacataaaagtgaaactaagagacattgataagagtgtggtggttatgggggcggggggagagagggaaagggaaagggggagggggaggggcacaaagaaaacaagatagaaggtgacagaggacaatctgactttgggtgatggttatgcaacataattgaatgacaagataacctggacttgttatctttgaatatatgtatcctgatttattgatgttgccccattaaaaaaataaaattattttaaaaataaataaataaaatggaacaatgaagtggaaaaaaaaattgggcagACAACccgaatagacatttctctaaaggggacacacagatggcccaacagacatatgaaaatatgctcaacatcagggaaataaaatattaaaaccacaatgaaataccacctcatactGGTCaggatggctatcatcaataaatcaacctagaagtgctggtgaggatgtggagaaaggggaaccctcctgcactgctggtgggattgtaaattgctgcagccactgtggcaaatagtatggagtttcctcagaatattaaaaatagaaccaccttatgacccagcgattctacttctaggtatttatttgaagaaatccaaaacactaatttggaaaGACATACGTGTGTACCCTGATGTTGActacagcattgtttataatagccaagaaatGGAAGCCACCCAACTGTCcaccaatagatgaatggataaagatgtaatacacatacacagacaacCACACAGAGTGGAATATTagccattaaaaaagaatgaaatcttaccgtTTGCGACAACAAGGATAGACCtaagaaggtattatgctaaatgaaataaatcagacagagaaagaaaaacagcgacgatttcacttgtatgtggaatccaaaaaacaaaataaacaaacagcacagaaacaaactcacagatagatgcagagaacaaattgatggttgacAGATGGGAGGGTGACTGTCAGGATGtgtcataagttatataaatgtggaGTCAGTATgttgtacaccagaaactaatataatatggtaTGTCAACTATAACTTATAAAAAATGCTCATAGGTGGCCCCGCAcagcaaattttatttataaacttaGGCGATTCGTGGATCTCTTGAGGCTTTCGGGGCTCTAGGTTAAGAAAAAACGCTATGAGGATAAAAAGCTGATTTAGTTCTTTCACTGTTTCTGGCCCCTCTTCCCCAGACGTCCCTCCCCAAGTCCCTAAGGCAAAGCTGTcaacacaaaaaaatcaaacccCATGTGGTACAAGATGAAATGGTGGGAGCCGCTCACTTACTTGGGGCTGTTGGAGAGGCAGGGTGGACAGGTCAGTCTTGGAGTTTTCGTGGTTTGGAGTCTGTCTGTGAGAGAACAGGAAGAGGATTAGTGTATCTGCCACTTCTCATGAATATTTCCAGCTTCCGTGTCCCGGGGGGCCCCCACTATTGAAGCGACCTGGCAGAGAGTAATAATGGGGCTACAGCTCTGCAAATGAGGCAACATTGTTCCTTAGATCCTGGATCCTTTCACATGGAAATCGGAGGTGGAACTTTTAAAAAGCCATCAGCTACATAAATCAAAGAAAGCCTAGCGTTTCGGCAGCCCGTATATGTTCCttgataaacaaaaatatttaataaacaaaatgatttaAACAGGACTCCGAGGGAGATATGCTCCCGTGGATTTAAGCGAGAGTCTCAAGGCCAGGGAATCAAGTAGCAAAACTGAATTTCAAAACTAGTGTTTCTCAAGGTCTTTGGGAATCTGACCTTGCACCTGTTGCCttttcttgtttgcttgtttatttgtttgcagGGAAGCCAAAGACGCGAGTTTTCCCAACACCTACACCACAAATGGGGTGGGTAGTGAGGGAAGCAAACTGGATTTCCACAAACTATCCAGCTGGTCTGATTTCAAGCACAGAGGCACCCTTCACTCAGCTTTGGAAGATCAGTGTTCTCTGGTTCCCTTTTACACTCTTGGCATTACTGCATCATGGTAAACTCTGGTCCTCCTGACTTCAGAAAtgt
It encodes the following:
- the C11H1orf162 gene encoding transmembrane protein C1orf162 homolog — translated: MKQAQDHFQSVASHKGTSYKVNEFTPCGCAGRDFILQEVPSLFSREDNMGGNQSKTDLDTDRLQTTKTPRLTCPPCLSNSPNKELHLVLAFFAGILLTLLLMALVLLIVKCYRKGHSNHQALDPHSDSLAKLSSSREKQPTSACMAFSISAEKTDHSIANRSAASDSIVYAQINVPNSPSVANKA